One Lonchura striata isolate bLonStr1 unplaced genomic scaffold, bLonStr1.mat Scaffold_219, whole genome shotgun sequence DNA segment encodes these proteins:
- the LOC144248642 gene encoding transmembrane protein 184C-like: MSQLFAMYCLVLFYKVLREELNPIQPVGKFLCVKMVVFVSFWQAVLIALLVKVGVISEKHTWDWQSVEAVATGLQDFIICVEMFLAAIAHHYSFSYKPYVQEAEEGSCFDSFLAMWDISDLRADISEQVRNVGRTVLGQPRKMFFAEDHEQNEHTSLLSSSTQDPISDASSMPSSPMGHYQGFGHTVTPLTTPTTAPAVDGVFNPSASEDAEESPELENNLAEKALDKS, encoded by the exons TTTGCCATGTATTGTCTGGTGCTGTTTTATAAAGTACTGCGTGAGGAACTGAACCCTATCCAGCCTGTTGGCAAGTTCCTTTGTGTGAAGATGgtagtttttgtttctttctg GCAGGCTGTGCTCATTGCATTGCTGGTGAAAGTTGGTGTTATTTCTGAGAAACATACCTGGGACTGGCAAAGCGTGGAAGCTGTGGCTACAGGCTTACAG GATTTTATCATTTGTGTGGAGATGTTCCTGGCTGCTATTGCACATCACTACAGTTTTTCCTATAAACCTTATGTTCAAGAAGCTGAAGAAGGCTCGTGCTTTGACTCCTTCCTTGCAATGTGGGATATTTCTGATCTAAGGGCAGATATCTCCGAACAGGTTCGAAATGTGG GGAGAACAGTTTTGGGCCAGccaaggaaaatgttttttgctGAGGATCATGAACAAAACGAGCATACAAGTTTACTGTCTTCATCTACTCAAGACCCAATTTCTGATGCTTCTTCAATGCCATCTTCACCCATGGGTCACTATCAGGGGTTTGGACACACTGTGACCCCTCTCACAACACCGACGACAGCCCCTGCAGTCGATGGGGTTTTTAACCCTTCTGCCAGTGAGGATGCTGAGGAATCACCTGAACTAGAGAACAACTTAGCAGAGAAAGCTCTGGATAAAAGTTAA